Part of the Salvelinus sp. IW2-2015 linkage group LG7, ASM291031v2, whole genome shotgun sequence genome, TTTGCATGTTGAGAGATATGCTTGTGGAGACTACAGAGAGTgaacacacaatacaatataataacaAAACAAGGAAATATGCAAAAAATACCAGTTAAGTGAGGGCTAAGGGCATTAAACGGACCACTTGTCTCTATGCACTTATACAAAACGTTATTTGTGCTAGCAAGGTACCTACATTATATCTGATGTCATATggatctgtcacgatcgtcgtatggaatggaccaaggtgcagcgtggtgagcgtacatttttctttattttgcaaatgttgccaacaaaacaataatacaacaaaaactaACGTGAAActccgtaaggctatacatgcacaaacaaagacaactacccacaactaccaaaaggaaaaaaggctgcctaagtatgattcccaatcagagacaacgatagacagctgtccctgattgagaaccataccctgtcaaaacatagaaacaaacaacatagaatgcccaccccaaatcacaccctgacctaaccaaatagagaaaataacacggctctctaaggtcagggcgtgacaggatcaAAGGCTAGTGTACAGTGTGTTACGTAGTTCAAACAGTTGAGAGAGGCAAGTCATTTCACAAGCCTCAATAATACCATAGCTTTAACATATGTGTATAATACTGTATAGACGCAATCTCCTGCTAAGAAATTCACATATTTCATAATACGAGTCGTCCTTTTACATTTCTGGAGTGGTTGCCCTGGAATCCTAAAGTTGTGGTTCACTGATCAACCACAGGAAAAGTGTTTGTCAGGATGCAGTGTAGTCATGCTGAGAAATaagacacagagaggaagagtagTAAGGAGGGAGTAGTTAGAATTAGATATGAACCTCTTCTACTGTTCCTATCCCTATGGCACTGCCTCGACGTCCATGTTTACTGGGACTTTTCCCTGGGACAAGCAATGACTGagtcatacagagagagagagagagagagaaaaacaaaacaccATGAGATTGATTACATGCAGCAAGTTACTGTTTGTTAATAAAACAAAGTACATTAAAGCATGTGTTATATCTGAACTCTACAAATAAAAGCACAGTTTTAAAATATAGACAGAGAGTGAGACTTTGGGCACCACGGGTGTGACACAGACAGTGAAATAGGTAGAGACACTTTAGCAGAGAAAAAATGGCCCACAGAATTGGGCCTGTAAAGAAGAGGATGATGGAGtcatggagaagaggaagagtagAAGACAAGTACACATACATATGTTACAACGTTGGAGAGCGCAGCAGACATGGTCACGAACAAGAAGAAAGCCTCCAGTACAGTCACATACAGGTTGGTTACAAATATTGTTCAAAGCACTTGTTATTTGTTTCCTGCTTCATCAGTATGTTTTATTTGAGTCTTTTCTATGCATGTGGCATCTTACACAAAGTGGATGACTTAatagagaaagatcttgtgactTTTCAAATTAGGTTCCTCTCAGATTTGATATAAATGTATATCATACGTTTCATCAAAAATCTTAGTGGTATAATATATCCCAAACATACAGGAAACATTCAAACAGTCATGAGCCACGCTTGTATCACTTAGAAGGGCAACTCTTCTGCCACTGGAGTGTCAGACATATCATTCCATCTGTCTGACAAATGCCAAAAACATTCTCGCCATGTACGCACTACACACTCCCCTTGAACTCTTATAACTAACAAGCTTGTTCTTGATATAAACATCACAAAGCAAACATAAAGCATGAGCAGGAGCTGGCATGTACACAGAGCATACAGTGCAGGGACCCATTCTGATGCAATGCATATGCATGTAATCTTTATCATGAAAACAATATTAAATTGCATTCAATGTTAAAAACACCTTTGATCCAAAGAGATGACTCAGCTCCTCCACTATTGATATAAAGGCAAGGGTAGTGACAGTCTAGTAATTCTAGCTGTGTGAGTGTCCAAGTCTAATCATGTGCCAAACTATTGTGCTAAAGCTCAGACACACCGGTAGGATTGTCAAATGTTTGCCTGCCGACAGTACTTAGCGCCTCTGAACAGAGTGTTggcagtcaatctcttttgtgttTACACTGCCGAACCAGAAGTTGGCAGTAGCATTTTTTGGCAATGCATATCCGTGTATAATActtatggtctagattccaaGCTATCTGCGCTAATGTTTCTATTTTTATAGAAAGCCATTGTTGATgctagccagatggccacagctagataactacctagcaagatgaCGAAGAAACAATTAaattcactctccataatcccatactgcctgtgccagcccatagccaaatgtttagctagctaactaactttaACATGTTCGCTAGCTAGCGCAACATAGCTCATGGAAACTAGCTAATCGACTGTGACTTAAATATAATGTCAATACTAGCTACTGGTTAGCTAGAttggaggaagtatttagtgttgtgtgcattatGTCTGTGTACTTAGCTAACTACCATCCCATAACCTACATTGCTATGAAGTATGACTGGCTCATCCGTGGATGTACAGAGAAAAGGCCTTCTTTTGTTGGCTCCCGCATGTTGGAgtttgtgctctctgattggctcaaagcgAAGTTGTTGGCCACTGATTCTACAAGTAGAAGCGGTAGGTTCGTCACTACCATGTCGGCACGCAGTAGGTAccgcttttgttctagcaagagaaggaacggccttccactgtgataagtacctatcAGCAGTGagattctctgtgtgtttcatgcTTTAGAAGTTAGTGAGTTGAGTTAGGCAGGCATGTGAGGGGGCTGGGCTCTATCAATGGTTTctcagggaagggagagggagcatCGCTCTCCTCATTCTGGAAGGGTGAAACCGAGAAGGAAATAACGCCAGCTAATGTATGTCACAAACACATGGTAGCATGCTGCAGACagaacacaacaccacataaagcTTGACATTGAGAAGCTGGTGAGCCATTTGACAGAGCAGCAGAGCACAGAGACAAGGATGTTCCCCAGACAGACTAATGGAGATTGATCAAACAGTTGATGCCAGTGTCCTGTATTATGCATAAGGACATTATTGGAAACCCCCAGACAGACAACAACCTGTACAACCAAGGGGAACAACAGAGAAATAGTGGCGTGTAAAGAACTGTTTCACTATAAGATGGAAATGATCCTCTGTTTTAGTTTcataattcaaattaattacaaatagtTTTATGAGGGTGTTTCATTTATAACTGTTACATATTCAGGAACAAGTGATCATATGTAAAAACACATTAGTCAGTGCATACTAAGCTTATTGCCCCAAGCCTTTTCCCAGCCGTGCCGGGTTACCTTAAAGGTCTCAAAGAAGCCCCCTCCTCCTCCGGACCCGTTTTCCATCTTGTCCTCGTCTCTTCCCAGACCCATCATGGCCTGGCTGTTGATGTGCAAGTCCTCATACAATGTCTCCAGTAAGGCTGACCGTGTACGCTCCTGATAACACAAACAGGTGACAGTTAATATGTAATGATAGGCTGGCAACACTGTCTACCAAGGATGCTGGCTTGTGTCCCTTAGTTGGCTCCTGAAAACAATGACAGAGATCCTTTGAATAACTCACCTTCAGTTTGGCAAATTTCTCAGCTTTATAGCAGGCATACTCAGCATTGATGAGCTTCGTGAAGAGGAACTCCTGGAATTCTGGACCCTGAGATAAAAGAGAACTGGACTGAGTGACACaaatgaaggaggagagagaaaacactgTAGCTGACCGGTGTTTTAAGGAGTTCGGATTGTAGTTGTGCCAACTTACTTTTCTAAAGACGGCCGGGTCTGGCAGGGGRGGTCCAAAGAAAGGTACGTCATTTCTCGCCGTCACTGACACCTAACAGATGACAATCAAACTGGCCATGAATGATCAATGGTCACAGTATTGTATGTTTGATATGATGTTGGTTGGCTAGTTTAGTGAAGATCAAGGAGTGCTTTAGCACCTTGTACAGTACATCATCAGTGCAGCCGTTCTCCACCTGCACCACTACGTAGGAATGGAGGAAGTTGGAGGCAATCATATCTGGTACGAAGGGAGTGCTCTCCTCCTGGAACACTATGGCCACGATGTCATTCCCTATGTGCCTCTTCCTCTGCAACTGCAACACAGGACAGCACGTAAAGCAAAGCTGTATTGAACATTCATGTCACACGGAAATGCTTTCAAGAACAGTAATGAATTTGTCTGTCATGTATTGCTTGAGTAGGAGTAATAAGAGTTTTTTTATTAACTTTCAAACTACTGAATGTTGCAAATGCCTTTCTCTACCACTCTGGGGAGTCccttgtctctccccctctctctccctgtttgtcTTGGCAGATTTCTGTCTGTCCACAGATGAGCCAGGGTAAACCAACACCAGTTGGAGGGTTGCTGCTCCACCATATCAACCTGGACAACAGCTCTGATTGACTTAACTCTCAGGGGAACCAATCAGCTGCTCCCACTGCAGCTGTGGGCTCTGATTACACATTGTGTGTTCGTCCTGATAACTTATGGTGTGTGTTCGTCTAGATAGGCTTAAGACATTCTTCTGAtaaggtgtctgtctgtgttgggaCAGTTTCCCTGATGGGTGAAGACTGAGGAAGTTTACACTGTAAGACATTATACAGTAGTGCTCCACTGAAGACTGCACTGAAAGAGAAAGATACTTTTTCTAaagaaaacatacaatatacataAGCTTTATGGATGTTTCCAGAATGTTCCCAATCATAACGGATCATATGGATACCAATACTCATGTCATACCAATACACAACTTTCTACTCATTTAAAACATGATCCATAACAGAATAAACAGTGTGATGGTGACAGTCTGCATCAGTAGGAGGAGATCAGAGGGGTTTGTAATAGTACCTGTTGTGTGTCCCCCTCAGTGTAAGGCAGCTTGGTGGACACATGAAACATGACCTCCTTGTTGCGGTAGTTGTGGTAGACGGACTCAGATCCTGTCTGCCCGTGGGTCACATCCAACCCACCACGAAACctagacagatagatagagggTTTCACTGAATGGTCCAATCTCCAACACACTGTTCAAGACACAATCAATTGCACAATTGTGGTTGTTGTTAttgaatgtacactaccgttcaaaagtttggggtcactaagaaatgtccttgttttagaaagaaaagcacattttttgtccattaaaataacaacaaattgatcaaaaatacagtgtagacattgttaatgttgtaaattaatattgtagctggaaacggctgatttttaatcagtgtctagtttgagaaacagacgcctcacaagtcctcaactggcagcttcattaaatagtacccgcaaaaaaacagtctcaacgtcaacagtgaagaggcatctccgggatgctggccttctaggcagatttcctctgtccagtgtctgttttcttttgcccatcttaatatttttgagactgatgttttgcgggcactatttaatgaagctgccagttgaggacttgtgaggcatctgtttctcaaactagacactctaatgtacttgtcctcctgcttagttgtgcaccggggcctcccattcctctttctattctggttaaagacagtttgcgctgttctgtgaagggagtagtacacagcgttgtacgagatcttcagtttcttgtcaagttctcgcatggaatagccttaatttctcagaacaagaatagactgatgagtttcagaagaaagttctttSTTTCTGGCcgttttgagcttgtaatcgaaccacaaatgctgatgctccaggaactcaactaatctaaagaaggccagttttattgcttcgtCAATCAGcacaactgttttcagctgtgctaacataattgcaaaagggttttctaatgatcaattagccttttaaaattataaacgtggattagataacacaacgtgccattggaacacaggagtgatggttgctgataatgggcctctgtacacctatgtagatattccataaaagacTTGTCGTTTCCAGGTAAaatagtcatttgcaacattaagaatgtctacactgtatttctgatcaatttgatgctattttaatggaaTTTTTATTtgctattctttcaaaaacaaggaMatttcttagtgaccccaaacttctcaacggtagtgtatattagaaCGTTGTGGTGAAGTTCTTACCCTTTGAAGTCATGCAGCTCGACCTTCTCCCCCAGAAACTCTAGGAATTCAACAAAGGCAGGACTCTCAACACTGTTTCCAAACAGCTCTTCTTCTGATGTCTGCAAACCAGGAGTTTATAGAGGCTAACAGCAGtcagaaacagaaaacattacCACTGACCAAAGCACTATGAAGATTATACAACTTATTGTATATGAAGCGCTCATGATAACATACTTAAGATTTACGCTATATTGTGAATAGAATAGaactataatactataataactataataataataatgagtgaaCTATAATAATGAGTGAGGAACAATAACACTTTGATCACataaaacctctctctctctctgtgtgtatgtgtgtgtgtgtgtgtgtgcgtgcgtgcgcgcgcatgcatgtgtgtatccAGTCCTCAGTGTCTCTCCTGTATGTTAATGTCTCTCTGGGTgctgagaagaagaggagagggttcTTGAGGCCCCTGGAGCCCCTGTGAGGTCGAGCCTCTGCTGAGTGTGGCCCTTTGCTTTAGAGTTTAAAGATGAAGGATGTGGAGCTCCACTCCCTAGGCTCCATCAGAGGATACAATGACCCTCTACTGAGGCTATGCTGAGGCTTCCGTAGCTTCTCTGGCCCAGTGCCGTAAACAATACGGTTGTTATTGTAATGAGAAGGAATATTGAAGAGAAACATATGTTTGGCTTAGGCTTAGAGAAACTCTATTAATGTGATGGGGAGGAGGATAAGCATATTATGCATTTTCTTATGAGATTTGCAAGAGATGGTACTCGTGTTAATGCACTCAGGTCAGCTCTCATTCAGTACATTAACTTTTCCATTCTAGTCATTTATCTGATGCTCCAGATCGACAGATCTTAAGATagttaggtgggacaaccacatatcacagtcatagtaagtacattttcctcaTTGAAGTAGCTATCAGCTAAGTCAGTGCTGGTAGGAAAAGTCAAGTGCGAGTGTTCGTTCATTTATTCATCTTTTTTGTTGTTCAATGTGTGGGGGGCTCTGTGGGATTGAAGAGTTTGGcagtatgatgatgatgatgatttaatTCCCAATCGTTTTAACTGATCTTAATGTATCTCCAAGGCTCACCTGTCCAAATTTCTGGTAGATGACTCCGAACTTGAAGTTGCTGCTTATAATGTGTTCATCAAAATTGACAATGAGTCTTGAAGCCTGTTTAGAGATCACAAATTGAACGAATAGTCAGGAGTACGACATTTGTATTATCCatgtaaaaaaacatatttctgtgGTTAAATATCTGAGAACACTTCAAAACCTAATGCTTACTTTTGGGTAGAGGACAGGGTAAAAACGATCCACATTCACCTCTTCACAGACAAGCTAAGggtcaaaaataaaaacatagaaataactGCGCTGAGATCAAATTAATGTAATCACGGTACAATTATGACACTTTTCAACATCTTTTCCACAAACAGTACGTGTTGATATTCATCCCCAACCATGATCTCACCTTGGCCATCTGCACCACGTTAGGGAACTCTGTGAGACAGGATATGGGGATAACATCATGGTATGTCTCCAGTTTGGTCCTGGTGGTTTAGGCAATCACAACAACATGTTCTCGTCATGATCATAGTTATGCTTCTTAGAAGCTGTCAGTCTGTCACATGGACTGGGCATCTGTAATGGATCATCTACCCACTGTAACTAACCCAGCCCTGGCCCTAGTCCCTACATCCGCATCCCTCTAGCTGTTTACACTCTCACTGGCTTTATGACTCCTATGAGGATGGGATTATCACCACAATAGGGAATGATTCATAAACACTGGAAGTGAATGGAAATTCTCGTTTTAGCAACTTTCCATTGATTACAACAGAGTTACAACTGTGCATTGTGCATTACTCAGTTGCACAGACACAGAATGATGTGAACAATACCAGTATGTTTACAGTTTAGTACTGTATGTATCCACAATATTCAGATAAAGGAGAACGTggggatggaagaggaggaggggaaagggatgagaacggagagagagatgagagccagCAGAGAGAAGGATGTGATGGAGGAGGCTACGggtgttttacctgagcatgaggCGGAGGTCTTCCTGGTCTCCGATCTCCTCATACTTCATGGACAACACCAGATGTCCCAGAGCTCCGTCCACTGAGTAGTAATTCAAGTGCTCCTGGGGATACAGCACAAGGACAGAGTTTAGCTGAAGAATACATTTTCTGTCtttcatacacgcacacacaccaatccaAACACATTTGAATGAGTTAATGAACTATGTCTCAACTGTATGTGCTAGCCAACTGCTGCCATTCCATTCAggtctctgctctcctctatGGGCACATTAGATTAGTTCATATTACTCTGACTGGtgtaaaacatgtggcaaagcctAATGCCTCTTCATTAGCACCCGTCTCTGAGGTGCCACCCGACACGTAGAGTAGCTCTTATTAGGTTACCCAGCTGGGATTGTTCTAACACTCATTCACTTTCATTACCATAATGAATAGGAATATATGTGAGTTATGGTGTCTTCATACCAGTTGTATGCCCTTTGGGCTGCATTATGTTATATGAATAGAAggtgcttaacttctctagggtagggggcagcattttcacgtttggatgaaaaacatacccaaattcaactgccagttactcatcgccaggagataagatatgcatattattagtagatttggatagaaaacactctaaaactgtttctaaaactgtttgaatcatgtctgtgagtataacagaacttatttagcaggcgaaacccagaggacaaaccattcagaattttcttttttttgaggtcactgtcttttcaattaggtttcattgggaaaccagatttctaagcaacttgcttgcagttcctatggcttccactggatgtcaacagtcgtgagaaataggttgaggttattcctttgtgtaatgaagaaatacggccatcttgaagtcgaggcactcctggtgtcctagacatgcgtttcaatcaaacagaaggcatgctacatatcgttttaatcctgtattgaacacatatcaccccgtcttcaatttgatcgattattaacRAtattccgggttggagcgagtagtcgcatttcgcttcgctccacaggtagtattacatttcatttMATttcagtacaacggtttgatttgtttgatcatagcaatttgttcttagctagctacatagccgtctttgtatcgaagataattgtgtagtttagagtaattatcgaggttagctagccagctattttcgtccttctaacgtagtctaacgtagtcaacactgctagctagccagctagccaaatgctaccgaatagcagcactgtcgaaactattacattacaacggaacgacttgattagtgtagtgttagctagctacatagttgtctttgctgtcctagtaatctaagataattgtgtagtttagagtaattatcgaggtacctagccagttatcgaggttactagccagctacactttcaaacaaagtcaacaagcagccactgctagctagcttacttcacaccagcagtactgtatctattttagtcaataagattttttgcaacgtaagcttaactttctgaacattcgagacgtgtagtccacttgtcattccaatctcctttgcattagcgagcctcttctgtagcctgtcaactatgtgttgtctatccctcttctctcctctctgcacagaccatacaaacgcttcacaccgcgtggccgctgccactctaacctggtggtcccagcgcgcacgacccacgtggagttccaggttccggcagcctctggaactgccgatctgcggcaacaaggcagagttcatctcagcctatgcttccctccagtccctggactttttggcactgacggaaacatggattaccacagaatcactgctactcctactgctcttcctcgtctgcccacgtgttctcgcacacccgagagcttctggtcagcggggtggtggcactgggatcctcatctctcaagtggacattctctctttctcccctgactgtctatcgctcctttgaattccatgctgtacagttaccagccctttcaagcttaacatcctatcatttatcgccctcaggttcccttggagagttcatcaatgacgTTGACGCCTtgtaagttcctttcctgaggatggctcattcacagttctgggtgactttaacctcccacgtctacctttgactcattcctctctgcctcttctttccactctctcctcttttgacctcaccctctcaccttccccccctactcacaaggcaggcaatacgcttgacctcatcttactgatgctgttcttccactaatctcattgcaactcccctccaagtctacGACACtaaccttgtatccttttccctctcctctcgctctcatccaacacttcccacactgcccttattcggatggtatcgcgcccgTCCAACTTCGCTCTcttccccgctactctctctcttccatcctatcatctcttccctctgctcaaaccttctccaatctatctcctgattctgcctcctcaacctcctctcctctttctgcatcctttgactctctatgtcccttcctccaggccggctcggtcctcccctcctgctccgtggctcgacgactcattgcgagctcacagaacagggtctCGGAgcgcgagcggaaatggaggaaaactcgcctccctgcggacctggcatcctttcactccctcctctctacaattctcctcttctgtctctgctgtaaagccactttctacactctaaattccaagcatctgcctctaaccctaggaagctctttgccacttctcctccctcctgaatcctctcccctcccccctcctccctctctgcggatgactttgtcaccattttgaaaagaagggtcGAGCATCGATTCGTTGCTAAGTcaacgacacgctggttctgctcaccatgcctacctgtgctttgacctctttctcctctctctccagatgaaatcttgcgtctttgtgacggccggcgcccaaaacctgccgcttgaccctatcctctctccttcctccagacatttcggagaccttctccttacctcacctcgctcatcaactcatcttgaccgctggctactccttccgtcttcaagagagcgagagttgcacctttctgaaaaaactacactcgatccctccgatgtcaacaactacagaccagtatcttctttcttttctctccaaaactcttgaacgtgccgtccttggccagctctctgctatctcttcagaatgaccttcttgatccaatcagTCAGTGTTTCAGActatcattcaactgagactgctctttctgtgtcacggaggcgctcgcgactgctaaagctaactctctctctctgctctcatccttctagacctatcggctgttttgatactgtgaaccatcagatctcctctccactctcgaGTTGGCcatctccgcgcggcccacgcttggattgcgtcttaCTGACAGGCtcgtcctaccaggtggcgtggcgagaatctgtctccgcagcccgtgctctcacactggtgtcccccagggctctgttctaggcccctcctattctcgctatacaccaagtcacttggctctgtcatatcctcacatggtctctctatcattgctatgcagacgacacacaattaatcttctcctttcccccttctgataaccggtggcgaatcgcatctctgcatgtcatATCAGTGTgaatgacggatcaccactcaatgaactcggcaagacggatGCTCTTCTGCGGGAGAGATGCCCGTTCCTGATCTCGCCATCCGGGACaatccattgtgtctcctccagagtgctaagaaccttggcgtgatcctggacaacaccctgtcgttctcaactaacatcaaggcggtgaccgttcctgtaggttcatgctctaacaacattcgcagagtacgaccctgctacACAGGaagggcgcaggtcctaatccaggcacttgtcatctccgtctggattactgcaatcgctgttggctgggctccctgcctgtgcattaaacccctacaactcatccacgccgcagcccgtctggtgttcaacttccaagTTCTCACGTCACCGCTCTCCGCCTTCTCCTACTGCgcttcagttgaagctcgcatcgctacaaCATGGTGCTTGCctggagctgtgaggggaaggcacctccgtaccttcaggcttctGATCAGGCCCTAACACCAagcaaggcactgcgttcatccactctggcctgctcgctcctaCTCTGAGGAAGAAAAAACTAAGTATAAGATCAGAACAAaaacccagtcaaaactgttcgctgctctggcaccccaatggtggaacaaactccctcacgacgccaggtcagcggagtcaatcaccaccttccggagacacctgaaaccccacctctttaaggaatgaaaagcctatttgaattctgacatgttggctggattcacaaccagtgtagctttaatttgatatctttcatgtgtgatttaatgaaagtttgattttatagtaattttcatagtcattcattttaatgtggcgctatgcattttctcaggctttttgccaagtgatacagtagcgtcttgcctaaactcagatttttggatataaatatgaactttaccgaacataaaatacatgtattgtgtaacatgaagtcctatgagtgtcatctgatgaagattaccaaaggttagtgattaattttatctctatttctgctttttgttaatgctctctttagctgaaaaaatggctgtctttttctgtgacttggctcataccttacataatcgttagtgtgctttcgtcgtaaaacctttttgaaatcggacactggctggatttacaacaagtgtagctttaaaatggtgtaaaatacttgtatgtttgaggaatttaaattatgggatttgaatttggcgccttgcagtatcactggctgttgatgaggtgggacgctaacgtcccacataccctagaggtTTAACAAGTGTTTTATACACATGCAGCCTCATTATTCTACAGacagtgtttgttttgtcttgtgtttTAAAGGCAGTTGGAAAAATATgtgatggaaggagaggaggagacaaacTGCAAAAATGATGAACCGGGAATCGAACCCCGGTCTCCTGCAGTATAACCACTCAGCCAAACTCCAACACAACAGTCCCAGTGTTCAGCCTCACCTTGCCCAGAAAGTGCTTCCTGTACATCTTGGCGGTGGAGTTACTCTCCAGCTTGTGTGTGGTGGGGGACAGAGGCTGGATCTGGTCTGGCTCAGCACTGTCACCAAGCTCATGGTTGTTGCCCTCGATCCAGTAACCcccaaactgaggcagcagaatcAGGGGGAACCCGCTCTTTCTCCCCAACACCTGGTTCACAGCATAGA contains:
- the LOC111966629 gene encoding rap1 GTPase-activating protein 1-like isoform X1 produces the protein MAQRKRSFTFGAYGGVDKTFSRARSIWKQNGGDPRISTTLEPPLFQPSLSPLPYTAPPFLKTTGLFEMIEKMQGNRMDEQRYTFPPPLKTEEDYIPYPSVHEVLGRKSGFPLILLPQFGGYWIEGNNHELGDSAEPDQIQPLSPTTHKLESNSTAKMYRKHFLGKEHLNYYSVDGALGHLVLSMKYEEIGDQEDLRLMLRTKLETYHDVIPISCLTEFPNVVQMAKLVCEEVNVDRFYPVLYPKASRLIVNFDEHIISSNFKFGVIYQKFGQTSEEELFGNSVESPAFVEFLEFLGEKVELHDFKGFRGGLDVTHGQTGSESVYHNYRNKEVMFHVSTKLPYTEGDTQQLQRKRHIGNDIVAIVFQEESTPFVPDMIASNFLHSYVVVQVENGCTDDVLYKVSVTARNDVPFFGPPLPDPAVFRKGPEFQEFLFTKLINAEYACYKAEKFAKLKERTRSALLETLYEDLHINSQAMMGLGRDEDKMENGSGGGGGFFETFKSLLVPGKSPSKHGRRGSAIGIGTVEESLIIPGKSPTRKKSGPFISRRSSAIGIENIQEVHQKISSHSGRECLPGTQKTPDSDHASQDPKSENSSSQSSPEVLITKNIFALCNNRAQSIPEGHDLSRSSSNDSSFASVVEENETEATEDYDTGMESLSSSGTPHKQDSLTYSTWLEDSMSSTSTTSRGSSPGPGQLDGGKGSEIRIKLDRPKDSQSSSHSHKTPSFWEMRRAQAFAVTKDDDEDEEVDPG
- the LOC111966629 gene encoding rap1 GTPase-activating protein 1-like isoform X2, giving the protein MAQRKRSFTFGAYGGVDKTFSRARSIWKQNGGDPRISTTLEPPLFQPSLSPLPYTAPPFLKTTGLFEMIEKMQGNRMDEQRYTFPPPLKTEEDYIPYPSVHEVLGRKSGFPLILLPQFGGYWIEGNNHELGDSAEPDQIQPLSPTTHKLESNSTAKMYRKHFLGKEHLNYYSVDGALGHLVLSMKYEEIGDQEDLRLMLRTKLETYHDVIPISCLTEFPNVVQMAKLVCEEVNVDRFYPVLYPKASRLIVNFDEHIISSNFKFGVIYQKFGQTSEEELFGNSVESPAFVEFLEFLGEKVELHDFKGFRGGLDVTHGQTGSESVYHNYRNKEVMFHVSTKLPYTEGDTQQLQRKRHIGNDIVAIVFQEESTPFVPDMIASNFLHSYVVVQVENGCTDDVLYKVSVTARNDVPFFGPPLPDPAVFRKGPEFQEFLFTKLINAEYACYKAEKFAKLKERTRSALLETLYEDLHINSQAMMGLGRDEDKMENGSGGGGGFFETFKSLLVPGKSPSKHGRRGSAIGIGTVEESLIIPGKSPTRKKSGPFISRRSSAIGIENIQEVHQKISHSGRECLPGTQKTPDSDHASQDPKSENSSSQSSPEVLITKNIFALCNNRAQSIPEGHDLSRSSSNDSSFASVVEENETEATEDYDTGMESLSSSGTPHKQDSLTYSTWLEDSMSSTSTTSRGSSPGPGQLDGGKGSEIRIKLDRPKDSQSSSHSHKTPSFWEMRRAQAFAVTKDDDEDEEVDPG